The following coding sequences are from one Paenibacillus stellifer window:
- a CDS encoding DegT/DnrJ/EryC1/StrS family aminotransferase, translating to MNKLAIHGGPKTKTTPFGSGNRFGEAELMELKEALEQGTLFYHYGEKVKQFLHKFNEMYGVKYSVATSSGTAAIHVALGAAGVTAGDEVITSPITDQGTVIGILYQNAIPVFADVLPDTYNLDPASIEARITERTKAIVVVHLAGSPCDMDAIMAIARKHELKVIEDCAQSYLCYYKGKLTGTIGDYGCFSTNDFKHISTGDGGMVTVNSGREDDYAVTHAFADKNYQRFDHVVSRDIHHIAPNYRMTELQGAVGIAQLDKLTWICDMREKYGTRLIEGLSGIAGVYPPKITEGGTSSFWFFLFRLDTEKLTGSVDDFVAALNAEGISCVRGYIPQPVYLQPLFQTKEAYPGTNYPFTLSEVSYEKGICPQAEEVLQTSVRIGISEFYTPGDIEEIIEAIAKVAAHMIKGGLS from the coding sequence GTGAACAAGCTAGCGATCCATGGCGGACCAAAGACCAAGACAACCCCTTTCGGAAGCGGCAACCGGTTCGGAGAGGCAGAGCTTATGGAACTTAAAGAAGCGCTGGAGCAGGGAACCCTGTTCTATCATTACGGCGAGAAGGTCAAACAATTCCTTCATAAATTCAATGAGATGTACGGCGTGAAATACAGTGTCGCCACTTCGTCAGGCACCGCCGCCATTCATGTCGCGCTGGGCGCGGCAGGCGTCACAGCCGGAGACGAGGTAATTACCAGCCCCATCACCGATCAGGGGACCGTCATCGGCATTCTGTATCAGAATGCGATTCCCGTATTTGCGGATGTTCTGCCCGATACGTACAATCTCGACCCGGCATCAATTGAAGCGCGCATCACGGAACGAACGAAGGCCATCGTCGTCGTCCATCTGGCCGGCAGCCCTTGCGACATGGACGCCATTATGGCGATCGCCCGCAAACATGAGCTGAAGGTGATCGAGGATTGCGCGCAAAGCTACCTGTGCTATTACAAAGGTAAATTGACCGGCACTATTGGAGATTACGGCTGCTTCAGCACGAATGATTTCAAGCATATCTCCACCGGAGACGGAGGAATGGTGACCGTTAATTCAGGGCGGGAGGATGATTATGCCGTCACCCACGCTTTTGCGGACAAAAATTATCAGCGCTTCGATCATGTCGTAAGCCGGGATATCCATCATATCGCGCCCAACTACCGGATGACCGAGCTTCAGGGAGCTGTTGGGATTGCCCAGCTGGACAAGCTGACCTGGATTTGCGATATGCGGGAAAAGTACGGTACGAGGCTGATTGAAGGTCTTTCCGGAATTGCCGGTGTTTATCCTCCGAAAATTACGGAGGGCGGAACAAGCTCCTTCTGGTTCTTTCTGTTTCGTCTGGATACGGAGAAATTGACAGGCTCCGTAGATGATTTTGTGGCTGCGCTGAATGCGGAAGGCATCTCCTGTGTGCGCGGGTATATTCCGCAGCCCGTGTACCTCCAGCCTCTGTTCCAGACGAAGGAGGCCTATCCAGGCACGAATTACCCCTTCACGCTGTCCGAGGTTTCTTACGAGAAAGGCATTTGCCCACAGGCTGAAGAGGTGCTGCAGACCTCTGTCCGCATTGGAATCAGCGAGTTCTATACTCCGGGCGATATCGAGGAAATTATTGAAGCTATCGCCAAGGTTGCCGCTCACATGATCAAAGGCGGGCTGAGCTAA
- a CDS encoding Gfo/Idh/MocA family protein — MSAKPLKLGVIGLDTSHVTAFAEILNDPGHPHHIPGATIQVAYPGKPSPDFALSCDRIEGYTEELVSNYHIRLADSEEAVAEECDAILLESVDGRVHPEQFKRIVPYGKPVFIDKPFALSSREAREMLDAAERFRVPWMSCSSLRYGEALSEQLRSMESESIIGADCHGPMAIEPTQPGLFWYGIHAVEMLYKVLGRGCVSVSAAKSEDYDQITAIWDDGRMGTIRGNRKGNNKFGVLLHGDQTTRYANMSDHHKPFYASMLEQIVRMFHTGIVDIDPEETLEIIRFIESANLSRETGRTIRLQAPHE, encoded by the coding sequence ATGAGTGCAAAGCCGCTGAAGCTTGGTGTCATCGGACTGGATACGTCTCATGTGACCGCATTTGCCGAAATTCTGAATGATCCGGGTCATCCGCATCATATCCCCGGCGCAACCATTCAGGTCGCCTATCCCGGCAAGCCTTCTCCCGATTTCGCACTTAGCTGCGACAGAATTGAAGGTTATACCGAGGAATTGGTGAGCAATTACCACATCCGGCTTGCCGACTCTGAGGAAGCCGTTGCCGAGGAATGCGACGCTATTCTGCTGGAATCGGTGGACGGGAGAGTCCATCCGGAGCAGTTCAAGCGGATTGTTCCATATGGCAAGCCGGTCTTCATCGACAAGCCGTTCGCCTTAAGCTCGCGGGAAGCCAGAGAGATGCTGGATGCGGCAGAGCGGTTCCGCGTTCCGTGGATGAGCTGCTCCTCCCTTCGTTACGGAGAGGCGTTATCCGAACAGCTTCGAAGCATGGAATCCGAGTCGATAATCGGCGCCGATTGTCACGGGCCCATGGCGATTGAGCCTACGCAGCCGGGGCTGTTCTGGTACGGAATCCATGCTGTAGAAATGCTGTACAAGGTGCTGGGACGAGGCTGTGTGAGCGTCAGCGCGGCCAAGAGCGAGGATTATGATCAGATTACAGCGATCTGGGATGACGGACGAATGGGCACAATTCGCGGCAACCGCAAAGGCAATAACAAATTCGGCGTCCTGCTGCACGGCGATCAGACTACCCGTTATGCCAACATGAGCGATCATCACAAGCCCTTCTACGCTTCGATGCTGGAACAGATTGTCCGGATGTTCCATACCGGCATCGTCGATATCGATCCTGAAGAGACGCTGGAAATCATCCGTTTTATCGAATCTGCCAACCTCAGCCGTGAAACCGGAAGAACTATTCGGCTGCAGGCTCCACATGAATAG
- a CDS encoding DegT/DnrJ/EryC1/StrS family aminotransferase: MTTNNKSQLALLGGPKAVTEHPGDLFTWPIITKEDEEAALEVLRRGAMSGTDVTKQFEADFREWLQVEYALGFNNGTASLQAAMYGCGVGIGDEVICPSITYWASGVPAYSLGATLVFADIDHVTLCLDPKDIEHRISERTKAIVVVHYFGYPADMDPIMDIANKYNLKVIEDVSHAHGGIYKGRPLGTIGHAGAMSMMAGKSLAVGEAGMLVTSDGNIYERAIAFGHYERFNEEIRSDALRPFMGLPLGGQKYRMHQLSSAVGRVQLRHYEARLAEIRRAMNCFWDLLEGIPGLKAHRTEKESDSLMGGWYAAHGHYVPEELGGLSVYRFCEAVRAEGVGDCSPGCNLPLHTHRLFQDADVYGHGRPTRIAHSSTDIREQDTGLSVSEGIAARVYSIPWFKHYNPESIEQYALAFRKVAANYKDLLEDDPGNPPAMGGWNMFKAHT; encoded by the coding sequence ATGACGACCAATAACAAGTCGCAGCTGGCACTGCTCGGAGGGCCCAAAGCCGTAACCGAGCATCCCGGCGACTTATTTACATGGCCCATCATCACGAAGGAAGATGAAGAAGCGGCGCTGGAGGTATTGCGGAGAGGCGCCATGTCCGGAACCGATGTAACGAAGCAATTCGAGGCGGATTTCAGAGAGTGGCTGCAGGTTGAGTATGCGCTTGGATTCAATAACGGTACGGCTTCGCTGCAAGCGGCCATGTACGGCTGCGGTGTCGGGATCGGCGATGAAGTGATCTGCCCGAGCATCACTTATTGGGCTTCCGGCGTCCCGGCTTATTCGCTCGGTGCGACACTTGTCTTCGCCGATATCGATCACGTCACCCTATGTCTTGACCCGAAAGACATCGAGCACCGGATTAGCGAACGAACCAAAGCGATTGTCGTCGTCCACTATTTCGGCTATCCCGCCGATATGGACCCGATCATGGACATTGCAAATAAGTATAATCTGAAAGTTATTGAAGATGTCTCCCATGCCCATGGCGGCATCTATAAGGGCCGTCCGCTCGGAACGATCGGACATGCAGGCGCAATGTCCATGATGGCGGGCAAATCACTCGCCGTCGGTGAAGCGGGCATGCTGGTCACCAGTGACGGGAACATCTATGAAAGAGCCATTGCATTCGGACATTACGAACGTTTTAATGAAGAAATCCGTTCGGACGCGCTGCGCCCTTTCATGGGTCTGCCCCTCGGCGGTCAGAAATACAGGATGCACCAGCTCAGCTCGGCGGTAGGCCGGGTACAACTGCGGCATTACGAAGCCCGATTGGCGGAAATCCGCCGGGCTATGAACTGCTTCTGGGATCTGCTCGAAGGGATTCCTGGGCTTAAAGCCCACCGGACAGAGAAGGAATCGGACAGCTTGATGGGCGGCTGGTACGCAGCGCATGGACACTATGTTCCGGAGGAGCTTGGCGGGCTGTCGGTGTACCGGTTCTGCGAAGCGGTAAGGGCCGAAGGCGTTGGCGATTGCTCCCCCGGCTGCAATCTTCCACTGCATACCCATCGCCTGTTTCAGGATGCCGATGTATATGGCCATGGACGACCGACGCGAATCGCCCATTCCTCCACCGACATCCGTGAGCAGGATACCGGCCTGAGTGTCAGCGAAGGAATAGCCGCCAGAGTATACAGCATCCCCTGGTTCAAGCACTATAACCCGGAGAGCATCGAACAATATGCGCTGGCTTTCCGGAAGGTCGCAGCGAACTATAAAGATTTGCTCGAAGACGATCCCGGCAATCCGCCTGCTATGGGTGGCTGGAACATGTTCAAGGCGCACACATGA
- a CDS encoding Gfo/Idh/MocA family protein codes for MRDWGFGIIGCGSIAGFHRAAIHSLDNARLVGVASRSGARAKAFALESGHCECWSDYQQLLEHPGIDIVCVTTESGSHFQVGQQVLLAGKHAIIEKPLAMKAEEARRLTGLAADRGLSLSVVSQRRFEPQVAAVKRTVDAGKLGRLLYIEAGTPYYRTQQYYDQSEWRGTLDMDGGVLMNQGIHQIDLMLWMAGPVSSVYGQVATLSHRMEAEDTGTAIVRFVNGAIGTVMASTSMKPGFPPYLHLFGEKGSVKLRGSSIVQWSVEGEPSPSPVFEGSLETDGSSNPLDISPMHHKRQFEALLQALDQGNDPPVSGGEGALAVELIEAIYASYASGKEIALLSTSYTRGDTHAD; via the coding sequence ATGAGAGATTGGGGATTCGGCATTATTGGCTGCGGAAGCATCGCGGGCTTCCATCGCGCGGCCATTCATTCGCTGGACAACGCCCGTTTGGTCGGTGTAGCAAGCCGGTCGGGAGCGCGGGCCAAGGCTTTTGCCCTGGAATCCGGGCACTGTGAATGCTGGAGCGATTACCAGCAGCTTCTCGAACATCCCGGGATCGATATTGTCTGTGTCACTACGGAGAGCGGGTCGCATTTCCAGGTCGGCCAGCAGGTGCTTCTCGCAGGCAAGCATGCCATCATCGAGAAGCCCTTGGCTATGAAGGCCGAGGAAGCGAGGCGGCTCACCGGACTTGCGGCGGATCGCGGGCTGAGTCTGTCCGTCGTCTCACAGCGCAGGTTCGAGCCGCAAGTGGCTGCGGTTAAGCGGACGGTCGATGCCGGGAAATTAGGCAGGCTGCTGTATATTGAAGCCGGAACGCCGTACTATCGGACACAGCAATATTACGATCAGTCGGAATGGAGAGGAACCCTCGACATGGATGGCGGGGTGCTGATGAATCAAGGCATCCATCAGATCGATCTGATGCTCTGGATGGCAGGGCCTGTCAGCAGCGTGTATGGGCAAGTCGCCACCCTTTCGCACCGGATGGAAGCCGAGGATACGGGCACAGCCATCGTCCGGTTTGTCAACGGAGCGATTGGAACGGTTATGGCTTCCACGAGCATGAAGCCCGGATTTCCGCCATACCTTCATCTCTTCGGGGAGAAAGGGAGCGTCAAACTGCGTGGATCGTCCATCGTGCAGTGGTCGGTCGAAGGTGAGCCGAGTCCGAGTCCAGTATTCGAAGGCAGCTTAGAGACAGACGGGTCCTCCAATCCGCTGGATATCTCGCCAATGCACCATAAGCGGCAGTTCGAAGCTCTGCTGCAAGCCTTGGATCAAGGAAATGATCCTCCGGTAAGCGGCGGTGAAGGAGCATTGGCTGTTGAACTCATCGAAGCCATTTACGCTTCCTACGCTTCCGGCAAGGAAATTGCCCTGTTATCCACTTCATACACGCGAGGTGACACTCATGCAGACTAA
- a CDS encoding sugar phosphate isomerase/epimerase family protein has translation MQTKQKLLDRLGILTDEVSPYLIEALDWIAANELRHVELRSVQGMNILNFSSAEIADMLKEIESRGLFVSALASPVFKCPLSPDRTTIQGDQFGQLEHHDVAGHFRLLHRALDAADILRTRYIRIFSFWREDDPESYAEEIAGRLYAAAEIAYSRGAILLLENEPSCNGGSAEEIGRLAALADHPALKLLWDPGNEAFLGRPAYPDGYNSVKPYIAHVHLKDAIYHPDSGGQCVPIGRGSVDYAQQLAALMKDGYTGLFTIETHYRPLNGSTADGSAMSLNGLRQLLQH, from the coding sequence ATGCAGACTAAGCAGAAGCTGCTCGACCGGCTGGGGATTCTGACAGATGAGGTTTCCCCATATTTAATAGAAGCTTTGGATTGGATTGCCGCTAATGAACTACGTCATGTCGAGCTTCGCTCTGTGCAGGGGATGAACATATTAAACTTCAGCAGCGCGGAAATCGCAGACATGCTGAAAGAAATCGAGTCACGGGGTTTGTTCGTGTCCGCCCTGGCCTCGCCGGTCTTTAAGTGTCCATTGAGTCCGGACAGGACCACAATACAGGGCGATCAGTTCGGTCAGCTGGAGCATCATGATGTAGCCGGGCATTTCCGGCTGCTGCACAGGGCCTTGGATGCAGCGGACATCCTCCGCACCCGATATATCCGGATCTTCTCCTTCTGGAGAGAAGATGACCCGGAATCATACGCCGAAGAAATCGCCGGACGCTTGTACGCAGCGGCTGAAATCGCATACTCGCGGGGAGCCATTCTACTGCTGGAGAATGAGCCCAGCTGCAACGGAGGCTCCGCGGAGGAAATCGGACGGCTGGCGGCATTGGCCGATCATCCTGCGCTGAAGCTGCTGTGGGACCCGGGCAACGAGGCATTCCTCGGTCGCCCGGCTTACCCCGATGGCTATAACAGCGTGAAACCCTATATCGCCCACGTTCATCTGAAGGACGCCATTTATCATCCGGATTCCGGTGGGCAATGTGTGCCAATCGGCCGGGGCAGTGTTGATTACGCACAGCAATTGGCCGCTCTTATGAAGGATGGGTATACAGGATTGTTCACCATCGAGACGCATTACCGTCCGCTCAATGGAAGCACAGCGGATGGCAGCGCCATGTCATTAAATGGACTGCGTCAGCTGCTACAGCACTAA
- a CDS encoding dihydrodipicolinate synthase family protein, which yields MKAYKALSAELLNALHQGLVIPAHPLALDEHRKLDERHQRALTRYYIASGAGGVAVGVHSTQFEIRDKAHNLYETVLRLASEEVERAGLARPFIKVAGICGPTEQALNETETAGKLGYDAALLSMGGLSGWSEQEILKRTELVAEKMPVIGFYLQPSVGGRIFSYEFWRSFAEIPGVIAIKMAPFNRYQTLDVARAVCHSSRCDEIALYTGNDDNIIADLLTTYRFEVDGRLVEKSVVGGLLGHWAVWTRKAVELLEEIKGIRGGESFSREWLTRSIQVTDSNAAFFDPAHHFEGCIPGIHEVLRRQGLLKGTWCLNPDEKLSAGQAEEIDRVYRQYPHLHDDDFVAAHLEEWLE from the coding sequence ATGAAAGCCTACAAGGCATTATCCGCCGAACTGCTGAATGCTCTGCATCAAGGGCTTGTTATTCCGGCTCATCCGCTGGCCCTGGACGAGCACCGCAAGCTGGATGAACGGCATCAGCGGGCGCTGACCCGCTATTATATCGCCTCCGGCGCCGGAGGTGTGGCGGTCGGTGTCCATTCCACCCAATTCGAAATTCGCGACAAGGCGCATAACCTCTACGAAACGGTGCTGCGGCTCGCATCCGAGGAGGTGGAGCGGGCCGGTCTTGCACGTCCTTTTATCAAAGTCGCCGGTATTTGCGGACCTACCGAACAAGCGCTGAACGAGACCGAGACTGCGGGCAAGCTTGGCTATGATGCGGCTCTGCTCAGCATGGGAGGGCTGTCAGGCTGGAGCGAGCAGGAAATTCTCAAACGGACGGAGCTGGTAGCGGAGAAAATGCCGGTTATCGGCTTTTATCTGCAGCCTTCGGTCGGGGGCCGGATCTTCAGCTATGAATTTTGGCGCAGCTTTGCGGAGATTCCTGGTGTTATTGCTATCAAGATGGCTCCATTCAACCGCTATCAGACGCTTGACGTGGCGCGGGCCGTATGCCATTCCAGCCGGTGCGATGAAATTGCGCTCTATACGGGGAATGATGATAACATCATTGCGGATCTGCTGACGACTTACCGGTTCGAAGTGGACGGCAGGCTTGTTGAGAAATCCGTTGTCGGCGGGCTGCTCGGTCATTGGGCGGTCTGGACGAGAAAAGCTGTAGAGCTGCTGGAAGAAATCAAAGGGATACGGGGCGGAGAATCGTTCTCCAGGGAATGGTTGACGCGCAGCATACAAGTGACGGATTCCAATGCGGCTTTTTTTGATCCGGCGCATCATTTCGAAGGCTGCATACCAGGCATTCATGAGGTGCTGAGACGTCAGGGGTTATTGAAAGGGACTTGGTGCCTGAATCCGGATGAGAAGCTGTCCGCAGGACAGGCGGAGGAAATCGATCGGGTGTATCGCCAGTATCCGCATCTTCACGATGATGATTTCGTTGCGGCGCATCTTGAAGAATGGCTGGAGTAG
- a CDS encoding NAD-dependent epimerase/dehydratase family protein, which yields MITVEELEDKLAEPSDELVHELAKVSGDIAILGVGGKMGPSLAKLARNAVLKGGLSKRIIGISRFSNEKARAELEAAGIETISCDLLNDQELMSLPDVENVIYMAGNKFGTTGREHFTWAMNTYLPGRVAEKYKNSRIVVFSSGNVYPFTPVSSGGADESVTPEPIGEYAQSCLGRERIFEYHSHKNGTPMTIYRLNYAIDMRYGVLLELARAVYEGRPIDLTMGFVNVIWQGDANAIALRCLAECTSPPNLMNVTGPETVSIRWAASEFAKRFDIAALFEGKESETALLNNAAKSHQRFGYPSVSLLEMINWTAEWVKSGGEVLNKPTHFQERKGKF from the coding sequence TTGATTACTGTGGAGGAATTGGAAGATAAGCTTGCGGAGCCATCAGATGAATTGGTGCATGAACTGGCCAAGGTATCGGGAGATATCGCCATATTGGGCGTTGGGGGCAAGATGGGGCCCAGTCTGGCGAAGCTGGCGAGAAATGCGGTCCTCAAGGGAGGACTGTCCAAACGGATTATCGGGATTTCCCGATTCTCGAATGAGAAGGCCCGCGCGGAGCTGGAGGCTGCCGGAATTGAGACAATTTCCTGCGATCTGCTGAATGATCAGGAATTGATGAGTCTGCCGGATGTGGAAAATGTGATCTACATGGCGGGGAACAAGTTTGGAACGACGGGGAGAGAGCATTTTACCTGGGCGATGAATACGTATTTGCCGGGCAGAGTTGCGGAGAAGTATAAGAACTCCCGAATTGTGGTCTTTTCGTCAGGTAATGTCTATCCGTTCACACCGGTTTCCAGCGGAGGAGCGGATGAATCCGTGACACCCGAGCCGATCGGCGAGTACGCTCAATCATGTCTGGGACGGGAGCGTATTTTCGAATATCATTCCCATAAGAATGGGACACCGATGACTATATACCGGTTGAACTATGCGATTGATATGCGCTACGGCGTCCTGCTGGAGCTGGCCCGCGCCGTCTATGAGGGACGTCCGATAGACCTGACCATGGGCTTTGTCAATGTCATCTGGCAAGGGGATGCGAATGCTATTGCGCTGCGCTGCCTGGCAGAGTGTACGAGTCCGCCGAACCTGATGAATGTGACCGGACCCGAAACCGTGTCCATCCGGTGGGCGGCCTCTGAATTTGCCAAGCGCTTTGACATAGCTGCATTGTTCGAAGGCAAGGAGTCCGAGACCGCACTATTGAATAATGCGGCCAAGTCGCATCAGCGGTTCGGGTATCCGTCTGTATCGCTGCTGGAAATGATCAACTGGACTGCGGAATGGGTCAAGAGCGGCGGGGAAGTTCTGAACAAGCCGACACATTTTCAGGAACGGAAGGGGAAATTCTGA
- a CDS encoding helix-turn-helix domain-containing protein, translated as MNVLHKPLALKEPMPMPDPSFPVKLHKVSNYEHGQTLFSHHWHEHLEFLYIASGSATIECSATQLHAESGDLVVVNSNELHYGISTADDLFYYVIIVDLSLLQSHFVDAIETKFITPISRNLMLFENLITGDADINNCLISLVRELNERSLGYELSIKSHLYGLLTVLVRKYVTPATEADAYRHRQQDLERFHFVFQYVDEHYNEKITVEQLAALVPLSRVHFSRLFKQLTNKTITEYINLVRINRSEDLLRSTGMNVSEIALATGFSDVYYFSRMFKRLKKVSPKEWRNLGSSSSAH; from the coding sequence GTGAATGTCTTGCATAAGCCGCTTGCATTGAAAGAACCGATGCCGATGCCCGATCCTTCATTTCCGGTGAAGCTCCATAAAGTCTCCAATTATGAGCATGGCCAGACGCTCTTCTCCCATCATTGGCATGAGCATCTCGAATTTCTATATATTGCATCGGGCAGCGCCACGATTGAATGCAGCGCCACGCAGCTGCACGCAGAGTCCGGGGATCTGGTCGTTGTGAACAGCAACGAGCTGCACTACGGAATCAGCACCGCCGATGATTTGTTCTATTATGTCATTATTGTTGACCTCTCCTTGCTCCAGAGCCACTTCGTCGACGCTATCGAGACGAAATTTATTACTCCCATTTCCCGCAATCTGATGCTGTTCGAGAACTTGATTACCGGCGATGCCGATATCAACAACTGCTTAATCTCTTTGGTCCGTGAACTGAATGAACGCAGTCTTGGCTACGAGCTGTCGATCAAATCGCATTTGTATGGGCTGCTTACTGTGCTGGTCCGCAAGTATGTAACACCTGCCACTGAGGCGGACGCATACCGCCACCGGCAGCAGGATTTGGAGCGATTTCATTTCGTATTTCAATATGTGGATGAGCATTACAATGAGAAAATAACAGTTGAACAACTGGCCGCCCTAGTCCCGCTTAGCCGTGTCCACTTCAGCAGGCTGTTCAAGCAGCTGACAAATAAGACGATAACCGAGTATATCAATCTCGTCCGGATTAACCGGTCGGAGGACCTGCTCCGCAGCACTGGAATGAACGTTTCCGAAATCGCTCTGGCGACAGGGTTCAGCGATGTCTACTATTTCAGCCGCATGTTCAAGCGATTGAAAAAAGTATCTCCCAAGGAGTGGAGGAACCTCGGCAGCTCTTCCTCGGCCCATTAG
- a CDS encoding beta-N-acetylhexosaminidase, which translates to MRIYLQGDFSSLAAGLPRLASRLDGIALVETREAAIPLVWELREGPLEAEWNGSSGIIRYEKPHHGFRAFGLFVERMRSEGAGSEPQQLPFLIRETPRFDSVGIMMDASRNAVPTADSLEAAIVTMALMGMNRLMLYTEDTYEVESYPYFGYMRGRYTQQELRRIDDWAYALGIEVVPCIQTLAHLTEALKWNYAAGMRDTSDILLSGREETYAFIGSMIRAASAPFRSRRIHIGMDEAHQLGLGQYLKDHGYRNRFELMNEHLHRVVEIAETNGLSPMIWSDMYFRLGSRSGDYYDPDAVIPEEVQEGIPEGLSLVYWDYYHKEQSLYETFIRKHLEIGRPVLFAGGVWTWNGIAPNTGKMRSVTDPALLACKKLGVREVVATMWGDNGAETPWMSAWYGLLLYAEHAYAEQVDERRLEERFRFCVQGEPADFLSLGRFDETPGIEPGNGQESNPSKFLLWQDALIGLYDANIEGLPLANHYRQLTEDLEHAAERNPVYRSMFEWYRMLADVLISKCDLGNRLKKGYDYGDKQGLARLEQEMLGLILQVDKLRRLHQKVWFESFKPFGWEVIDMRYGALLIRLQTAADRLHQYLDGSVASLPELDEQRLPFDSEWGYANGTLGRGVYHRIVSANCLFNPV; encoded by the coding sequence ATGCGGATTTACTTGCAGGGCGATTTCTCCTCGCTGGCGGCAGGGCTTCCCCGTCTGGCAAGCCGGCTTGACGGAATCGCGCTTGTTGAAACCAGGGAGGCGGCAATCCCCCTTGTGTGGGAGCTGCGGGAAGGGCCTCTTGAAGCAGAGTGGAACGGCAGCAGCGGGATAATCCGGTATGAGAAGCCCCATCACGGCTTCCGGGCATTCGGATTATTTGTGGAGAGAATGCGCAGCGAAGGAGCGGGCTCGGAGCCGCAGCAGCTTCCTTTTTTGATCCGGGAGACTCCGCGCTTCGATTCGGTAGGGATAATGATGGACGCTTCCCGCAACGCTGTGCCGACTGCCGACTCCCTTGAAGCAGCCATTGTTACGATGGCGTTGATGGGGATGAACCGGCTCATGCTGTATACAGAGGATACGTATGAGGTTGAGAGCTATCCTTATTTCGGCTACATGCGGGGACGCTATACGCAGCAGGAGCTTCGCCGGATCGACGATTGGGCCTATGCGCTCGGCATCGAAGTGGTTCCGTGCATCCAGACGCTGGCGCATCTTACCGAAGCATTGAAGTGGAACTACGCCGCAGGAATGCGGGACACTTCGGACATTTTGCTGTCAGGCCGGGAGGAGACATACGCTTTTATCGGGAGTATGATCCGGGCCGCCTCGGCTCCCTTTCGCAGCCGCCGCATCCATATCGGCATGGATGAGGCGCATCAGCTCGGGCTGGGCCAATATTTGAAGGACCACGGCTACCGGAACCGGTTCGAGCTGATGAACGAGCATTTGCACCGTGTGGTGGAGATCGCGGAGACCAACGGTTTGTCGCCGATGATCTGGAGCGATATGTACTTTCGGCTCGGTTCGCGCAGCGGGGATTACTATGATCCGGACGCTGTCATCCCCGAAGAGGTCCAAGAAGGCATACCGGAAGGACTTAGCCTCGTCTACTGGGACTATTACCATAAGGAACAGAGCTTGTACGAGACCTTCATCCGCAAGCATCTGGAGATCGGGAGGCCGGTTCTGTTCGCCGGCGGCGTGTGGACCTGGAACGGGATTGCCCCCAATACCGGAAAAATGCGCTCCGTCACCGACCCCGCGCTCCTCGCGTGCAAGAAGCTCGGCGTGAGAGAGGTCGTCGCGACGATGTGGGGGGACAACGGGGCGGAAACCCCCTGGATGTCCGCATGGTACGGGCTGCTGCTATATGCGGAGCACGCTTATGCGGAACAGGTGGATGAACGCCGCCTGGAGGAGAGATTCCGCTTCTGCGTGCAGGGTGAACCGGCGGATTTCCTGTCTCTTGGCCGGTTCGATGAGACGCCGGGGATCGAGCCCGGCAACGGCCAGGAATCCAATCCATCCAAGTTTCTGCTCTGGCAGGATGCTCTGATCGGCCTCTATGACGCCAATATTGAGGGGCTTCCGCTGGCGAACCACTATAGGCAGCTCACTGAAGATTTGGAGCATGCGGCTGAGCGAAATCCGGTGTACCGGAGCATGTTCGAATGGTACCGTATGCTGGCGGATGTTCTTATCTCGAAGTGCGATCTGGGGAACCGGTTGAAGAAGGGGTATGACTACGGAGATAAACAGGGACTCGCGCGGCTGGAGCAGGAAATGCTTGGGCTGATACTCCAGGTGGACAAACTGCGCAGGCTGCATCAAAAGGTATGGTTCGAGTCTTTCAAGCCTTTCGGCTGGGAGGTCATCGACATGCGGTACGGGGCGCTTCTGATCAGATTGCAGACAGCAGCAGACCGGCTGCATCAGTATCTCGACGGCAGTGTGGCTTCGCTGCCCGAGCTGGATGAACAGCGGCTTCCCTTCGATTCGGAGTGGGGATACGCTAACGGAACATTGGGAAGAGGGGTATATCACCGGATCGTCAGCGCGAACTGTCTGTTCAACCCGGTCTAA